In the genome of Lactuca sativa cultivar Salinas chromosome 3, Lsat_Salinas_v11, whole genome shotgun sequence, the window CCTTGTAACCCTCATGACTAATCTTAATAATTAGTGTGTGGATCATAGGGCATATCTTGAGTATACTTGCCAAACCCAGAACATCTCTGGTCTGAAGTTCTAGTGATTTGAGCTTCATGAATGGATGGAAAAAGATTGTCGCAAGAGGCTTGTGCTTCAACATAATCTGTTTCCAAGATAACTCCATCAATTCTTAGGAACAAAAAGAGGAGTTGTAGATATGTATTGTTTGTATCATACAACTAGCAATTACATAAAATAATGAACATGTAAGTTCCTAAAACAGGACTTAGTATGTAAGAGAACGGACAGTAAAAAAGTTGTGGTATAGTACCTCTACAAACCGGCTTTCCAGCGTTAAAGACTCGGTATTGGACAGTCCAGAAAGAAAAGTAGATAGGTTTTGAAGCTTATCTACATCAAGATTTTCTTGAtttaaaagaaaccctatagTAGCCTCATGCAAGCAAACTATATTCTGCATACAACTCTTGCTAGTAATCGGATTATTCACCCATACAATGGTGTTCAATCTCTGGGAATCAATTTGAAGCCAAGTATTATTGATATTAAAAGCATCGAAACAACTTGAAACCTTTAATGTCTCTAATTTATGAGACGCAATCTCCAAGCCTTGTAACGAAGAACAATTCTCTAGAACTAGTTCTTCTAGTAAATGACAACCCACTCGAAGgtgttttaaatttaaacaagaaTCTAAGTGCAGTTTCGTGAGCTGTGGAAATGCACAATCTGTAAACAGGTCAAGTAAAGACGATTGATTGTCTAAGTAAACGAAGGAAAGTGATAATGTTCGAAGTTTTTGAAACCCTGCTGTCATTATCCTTGATGGAGGTAACCTAAAACCAGGATAAGATTTAACCTTCAGAACCCTCAAACAATCACTGGTAATTATGCTTCTAGGAAAGTTAAATGTATCATTGGTTGCAACCCTGATGTCAAGTTCTTGAACATGAAGCCTAATGGCACTACGGATGAGTGCGTGCAACCCAGAAAAACTCATACAGGCGTAGAAACGAAGGATTCTCACATCAGATAGCTTATCGCGAAGAGATAAAACCTGGGTGATAACCTTGCCAAGGTTATTCCAGTAAACGAACTTTGTTAAAGCAGTTCCAGATGGGATGATGGTGGTGAAATCAAGATCAGGGAATGTGTACCAGAGATTCCTCCATCGTTTCGATAAGATGCTTGTTTGTACGATGGATTTGATGGGAAGAAGGCAGAAAATGTGATGAAGAATGGCATCGGGTAGATCAGTGATGCGATCTTCGCCGGTGTTGTTTCCCCATGAATGTTCGTGACTACGAAGCTTCCGTCTCTTGGCAGATCTTGTTTCCATTGCATTGCTTTGATTGATGATTTGTGGGTGGTATTCGATTTTGATCTAGAACAACGATGGATGTTTTTGTTATGTGGCGATCATAGGAGAATAGTAGGTTAAGGTTTGAAAAGTTCAACAAGACTCGATCGTAACACGAGAGGAACGCCTGATTTCGTTCCAACTTCCAATTCGAACGAACCTTCTTTTTGCAATACATGAATAAATAACTAAGTAAATACTAAATATATTCCTATCAAAAATCAACCACCTAATATATATCAGGGTACTTATCTCTCTCATGATAGGAAGATTAGGCTGATTTGAAAAGAAGATTAACTTTGAAGCTATAAATAAACTATTAGTAATTTAGTATTTTATTAGTTTTCTTATAATTTTGAAGACAAAATTTCACAATCGGTCCTTTTGGTTACTAAAAATTGCCATGTTGATGATAACTTTGGAAAACGTTACAGCTGGTACCCTTAATGAGTTTTATAGTTGTGTGGTTATCAAGAGATATAACATATCTGGTAAGAATCCTTGTTGCGCCTTCATATAGGGCAGTAAGGATATTAAGGTTTGTTGTTTTCAACAATTGCGTGTTCCTGATCTTGAAATAGAAATCTCATCTTTGTATTAGATACAAATTGAAGTCAGGCTCCCAATCGTCTTCCCTGATTTCTTAGCGATGCCAAAACTTGATTTCAAAAAAGTTCAAAAgtttcatttaataaaaaaaattaacatagattttctctcaaaaatctattaaatattaaattataatatatcttcttagtagttgtttataaattttaaattacaactaaataatttgtttttgttttttctgtaaaaattggataatattataattatatatcgttataaaatgttatgtcttctgaaaaccgaattataaaccgatcaaaccgaattgtaattgaattggatcggatcggatttaaaTTTACTTTGGACAATTCGGATTCATATTTtgaaaccgaaatcaatttggatatTCTTAATTAGATCGGatcgaaccgatccatccaaacaaacacccataacatttgatgctttttattttattttttatttatttatttatttattttttttttttgcaattcaTGAACCAATCATaaaattaaattttgattttgttgctACCTTACTGTTGGTATAGAAAatggttaatgtcataaaaaccatcAAGTTTTCAGGATTTTGTCGGTTTTGTCAAAAGTTGAAATTTATGTCTATTTTTACCCGAACATTTTCGAAAAAATGTTCAGTTTTACCCTTTTACCAGTGATAACAGGTTTtccaggttaccattatattaaatttgcaaaaaaaacccttaagtttaccatTTTTTTGCGTTTTTATCCTtaactttataatttttttttacaattttaccctaaatatattttttgcataatatacatattcatatgatttttctacttgaatacgtataatatgaaaaaaaaaatacatagggaaaaagtgtaaaaaaattataaacttaaggtaaaaacgtaaaaaaactataaacttaagggtttttttgcaAAGTTATTATAATGGTaacctgttatcaccggtaaaagggtaaaaccgaacattttttggaaaatgttagggtaaaaacgGACACAAAATTCAACTTTAGCCTAAACCGACAAAACTCTGAAAAATTGAgggtttttatgatattagcCCTAAAGAAAATAATGCAGATGATGGTTTGCGTTATTGTGATGCATTTGATAGTCTACAAGTAAAGTGTATGTTTTTTCCTATATGGAATGGATAGTCTACAAGTTATTGTGATGCATTGGATAGTTTACAAGACTGTATGTTTTTCTATAGTATAGTATGCGTGTATGATTAATATTGTTCAactttttatgattttgttttggAATATTCGAAAGACTTTGTCCACTTTAGATGTATCTATAACTGGTTTTGGGTCAAATTGCAGTTTTCTAATTTTGATTTGCATGTTAGTACTACTTTCGTTAAGCCTCGCTAACTTAATTAGTATGCTAAATGCTCAATTTTGCCTAGTTTGTGCTTAATTAGTTAGCCAAGTCTAATCTTTAATGTCAAATtgatctttcttttctttttctttgattAAAATCCGGAAGGGAGGGAGGGAAAATGTTACAACACCAATAGCGAGGAAGGGAGGGAGAAATTAAGGTTTTGACTATATTCTCATTTTGTGTTTTGTTATGAATTCCTTAAATACATTTCTAGTAGGTTTTTTCCAGATCTTTTAATTCCAAGACTTAGTAGTCCAAGCATATTATTAAGGGAAATTTACTAAAAAGATTTTATGTTTTGACCTATTAACGATTAAGTCATTatcttttttaaattaattaagtctCAAAACTAATAATAATTGTATAAATTTTGACCCTTTAACCCTAAAAATCGATCACCAACATTATATTATGACTTTTTGGcaaataaattcaaaatataagaatttcttttataaatatattatttttaatattatattattatgttagtatttcttttttttttttgtatattatcatatattaatattatacTATTTTCTTTGTCTAACAAAGaacatatattatgaaaatacttTTTTTCTTATAAAGTAAACATTTGTCATAATATTTAAGTCCAAAAGATTGTA includes:
- the LOC111890075 gene encoding putative F-box/FBD/LRR-repeat protein At4g03220 — its product is METRSAKRRKLRSHEHSWGNNTGEDRITDLPDAILHHIFCLLPIKSIVQTSILSKRWRNLWYTFPDLDFTTIIPSGTALTKFVYWNNLGKVITQVLSLRDKLSDVRILRFYACMSFSGLHALIRSAIRLHVQELDIRVATNDTFNFPRSIITSDCLRVLKVKSYPGFRLPPSRIMTAGFQKLRTLSLSFVYLDNQSSLLDLFTDCAFPQLTKLHLDSCLNLKHLRVGCHLLEELVLENCSSLQGLEIASHKLETLKVSSCFDAFNINNTWLQIDSQRLNTIVWVNNPITSKSCMQNIVCLHEATIGFLLNQENLDVDKLQNLSTFLSGLSNTESLTLESRFVEIMLKHKPLATIFFHPFMKLKSLELQTRDVLGLASILKICPMIHTLIIKISHEGYKAERRWNRHSWNLSKYSREEKFWDSHTKDLKSLLCYLKIVKIQGFSESENHISLVKFLLKHAKVLQYLILCLEDENSRGYYPHENFKSHIMGFSRASIDAKLEFS